The following proteins are co-located in the Bradyrhizobium sp. AZCC 2176 genome:
- a CDS encoding methanol/ethanol family PQQ-dependent dehydrogenase, giving the protein MTRKQWLLSGCVACTTLISTAAVAGPIENYSPVTQARLENPEPGNWMLYRRTYDGQGYSPLEQINTSNVKNLTPVWTFSTGVIEGHEAPPIVNNGAMFVTTPMGQVIALNAKTGEEYWRYKRQLPDDLFQLHPTNRGVGLWQDKLYLATTDDHVVALDAKTGKVVWDTKVQDYKKGQYLTLMPLVIDGKIIVGGSGGEFGVRGYVVAYDANSGKELWRTFTIPAPGEPGSETWTGDDWKTGGGSAWMTGNYDKDTRTVYWGVGNAAPWPGDAHPGDNLYTTSVLGLDPETGKIRTHFQYHQNDSWDWDEVEAPMLVDVQRDGRTVKSLIHPGRNAIFWVLERKPDKISYVTGWPYVHTDVWKGIEPEIGKPIVDPAHKPVVGKRVEFCPSLWGGKDWPSAAYSQKTKYVYVPANENTCGGFSGEKVALVPGQLWLGTKPEDIGLTLRPGAKHIGELQAWDPATGKKVWSHSFPKSQLFGSVLATAGDLVFVGGTNDRYFRAFDAKSGELLWEQKTNSGIMGMPVSYEVDGTQYIAIQSGWGVDAQRIQDALATQNIGVENNVPQGGVVWVFAVKK; this is encoded by the coding sequence ATGACCAGAAAGCAATGGCTATTATCGGGTTGTGTTGCGTGCACAACCCTTATCTCGACCGCTGCTGTTGCCGGTCCGATCGAAAATTACAGCCCGGTGACGCAAGCCCGTCTGGAAAATCCCGAACCGGGCAACTGGATGCTGTATCGGCGGACCTATGACGGGCAGGGCTACAGTCCGCTCGAGCAGATCAACACCTCCAACGTCAAGAATCTCACCCCCGTGTGGACCTTCTCCACCGGCGTGATCGAGGGCCATGAGGCGCCGCCGATCGTCAACAACGGTGCGATGTTCGTCACCACACCGATGGGCCAGGTGATCGCGCTGAATGCCAAGACCGGCGAAGAATATTGGCGCTACAAGCGGCAGCTACCGGACGATTTGTTCCAGTTGCATCCGACCAACCGCGGCGTCGGCCTGTGGCAGGACAAGCTCTATCTCGCCACGACCGATGATCACGTGGTTGCGCTCGACGCGAAGACGGGCAAGGTGGTCTGGGACACGAAGGTCCAGGACTACAAGAAGGGTCAGTATCTCACGCTGATGCCCCTCGTCATCGACGGTAAGATCATCGTCGGCGGCTCCGGCGGCGAGTTCGGTGTCCGTGGCTACGTGGTGGCCTATGACGCCAACAGCGGCAAGGAATTGTGGCGCACCTTCACCATCCCGGCGCCAGGTGAACCCGGCAGTGAGACCTGGACGGGCGACGACTGGAAGACCGGCGGCGGGTCGGCCTGGATGACCGGCAACTACGACAAGGACACCAGGACCGTTTATTGGGGTGTTGGTAATGCTGCGCCGTGGCCCGGGGACGCTCACCCCGGTGACAACCTCTACACGACCTCCGTGCTCGGCCTCGATCCCGAGACGGGCAAGATCAGGACACATTTCCAGTACCATCAAAACGACTCCTGGGATTGGGACGAGGTGGAGGCGCCGATGCTGGTCGACGTGCAAAGGGATGGCCGGACCGTCAAGAGCCTGATCCACCCCGGACGCAACGCGATCTTCTGGGTGCTGGAGCGCAAGCCGGACAAGATCAGCTACGTAACCGGCTGGCCCTATGTTCACACCGATGTCTGGAAAGGCATTGAGCCCGAGATCGGCAAGCCGATTGTCGACCCCGCGCACAAGCCGGTGGTCGGCAAGCGGGTCGAGTTCTGCCCGTCACTGTGGGGTGGCAAGGACTGGCCGTCGGCGGCCTACAGCCAGAAGACAAAATATGTCTATGTGCCGGCCAACGAGAACACCTGCGGCGGCTTCTCTGGCGAGAAGGTGGCGCTGGTTCCAGGCCAGCTCTGGCTTGGCACCAAGCCTGAGGACATCGGTCTGACGCTCCGTCCCGGCGCCAAACACATCGGCGAACTACAGGCCTGGGATCCCGCAACCGGCAAGAAAGTCTGGTCGCACAGCTTCCCGAAGTCGCAATTGTTCGGTTCGGTACTGGCGACCGCGGGCGATCTTGTGTTTGTCGGTGGGACCAATGATCGCTACTTCCGCGCCTTCGACGCCAAGAGCGGCGAACTATTGTGGGAGCAGAAGACCAACTCCGGCATCATGGGCATGCCGGTTTCCTATGAGGTCGACGGCACGCAATACATTGCGATCCAGTCCGGCTGGGGCGTCGACGCGCAACGCATCCAGGATGCGCTTGCCACCCAGAACATCGGGGTGGAAAACAACGTGCCGCAGGGCGGCGTGGTTTGGGTGTTCGCCGTCAAGAAATAG
- a CDS encoding QcrA and Rieske domain-containing protein has translation MRCPKPTRRSLLLTTLATGAFLTGGKFAAAQEDQPGSSDRPKKGDLLVVSEGERVGAVIAPGDVKLGEPPLHAWPKDPKTSVVRNGSRLNEILVIRLDPGEMDEETRSRSAEGIAAYSAICTHTGCSVTGWLKSETGDKDVLKCFCHNSEFNPREGAQVVFGPAPRRLPALPLAIADGSLTIAATFVGKVGAQQPG, from the coding sequence ATGCGGTGTCCGAAGCCAACGCGACGCTCGCTTCTTTTGACGACGCTCGCCACCGGAGCGTTTCTGACGGGGGGGAAGTTCGCTGCGGCACAAGAAGATCAGCCCGGCAGCAGCGACCGGCCGAAGAAAGGCGATCTTCTTGTTGTCTCCGAAGGCGAACGCGTCGGCGCCGTCATCGCGCCCGGTGACGTGAAGCTCGGCGAACCGCCACTGCACGCCTGGCCAAAGGACCCCAAGACTTCGGTCGTCCGCAACGGCTCGCGGTTGAACGAGATCCTGGTCATAAGGCTTGATCCCGGCGAAATGGATGAGGAGACCCGCTCACGCTCTGCTGAGGGCATCGCAGCCTATTCGGCCATCTGTACTCACACCGGATGTTCTGTCACCGGCTGGCTGAAGTCCGAGACGGGCGACAAAGACGTTCTCAAGTGCTTTTGTCACAATTCCGAATTCAATCCGCGGGAAGGCGCGCAAGTCGTGTTCGGGCCCGCGCCCCGGCGTCTGCCGGCACTCCCGCTGGCAATAGCCGACGGTTCGCTCACCATAGCTGCAACATTCGTTGGAAAGGTAGGTGCTCAACAACCAGGGTGA
- a CDS encoding C13 family peptidase, producing MYPRWISRIGAPLIAFVLTVASSVSTVHAVENTRKVSVVSFGLFGDQGVFRSEATGAAQVVAGRFGGAPINVQYNSKKGGDATIEGLAMSLQATANGMDANNDILFLILTSHGSRAGLAVKAGRLTQTLTPSNLANMLARTGMRYKVVVISACYSGVFIPRLANPDTLVITAADADHPSFGCRDKAKWTYFGNAFFNIALRQAKSLRDAFVVARSLVKKREARERFEPSNPLMGGGENVHPLLISRP from the coding sequence GTGTATCCACGTTGGATCAGCCGGATCGGCGCTCCGCTCATTGCTTTTGTTTTGACCGTTGCGTCGTCGGTTTCGACGGTGCACGCCGTTGAGAACACTCGCAAGGTGAGCGTGGTTTCCTTTGGCCTTTTTGGCGATCAAGGCGTGTTTAGAAGCGAGGCGACCGGCGCAGCACAGGTCGTAGCGGGCCGTTTCGGGGGCGCCCCGATCAACGTGCAATACAACTCGAAGAAAGGCGGAGATGCGACGATCGAGGGCCTGGCCATGTCCTTGCAAGCGACGGCCAACGGGATGGACGCCAACAACGACATTCTGTTTTTAATTCTCACCTCGCACGGCTCCCGCGCCGGCCTTGCAGTGAAAGCGGGGCGGCTTACGCAAACGCTCACGCCGTCTAATCTCGCCAACATGCTGGCGCGGACCGGCATGCGATACAAGGTAGTGGTCATCTCGGCCTGCTATTCCGGGGTCTTTATCCCTCGTCTTGCGAACCCCGATACGCTGGTTATCACCGCGGCCGATGCCGACCATCCATCGTTCGGCTGCCGGGACAAAGCCAAGTGGACCTATTTCGGCAACGCCTTTTTCAATATAGCACTCCGGCAAGCCAAGAGCCTGAGGGACGCCTTTGTTGTTGCGCGCTCGCTCGTCAAAAAGCGAGAAGCGCGCGAGCGCTTCGAGCCGTCGAATCCGCTAATGGGAGGCGGCGAAAACGTACATCCGTTGCTCATTTCACGTCCTTGA
- a CDS encoding Mth938-like domain-containing protein has protein sequence MKIDSTIFGAITIDGKIYQHDVVVRLSGEVVKRKKKLSKKLYGTSHVLSKDEAKFLFEKGCAQVVIGSGQMGNVHLSSEAEAYFERKGCEVVLKPTPETIQMFNRSRAKRNGLFHVTC, from the coding sequence ATGAAGATTGACAGCACCATATTTGGCGCGATTACGATTGACGGAAAGATCTATCAACACGACGTGGTCGTTCGCCTTTCCGGCGAAGTTGTGAAGCGGAAAAAGAAGCTATCAAAGAAGCTGTATGGTACCTCGCACGTGCTTTCAAAAGACGAGGCAAAGTTTCTCTTCGAGAAGGGGTGCGCTCAGGTCGTTATTGGCTCGGGTCAGATGGGCAACGTGCACCTATCATCGGAAGCTGAAGCCTATTTCGAAAGAAAGGGCTGCGAGGTCGTGTTGAAGCCGACACCCGAGACAATTCAGATGTTCAACCGGTCGCGCGCAAAGAGAAACGGACTCTTTCACGTGACCTGTTGA
- the amrS gene encoding AmmeMemoRadiSam system radical SAM enzyme, with translation MTEPERLEGVPGRYWHRLEDGRIQCDVCPRYCRLNEGQRGLCFVRGRQDDRIVLTTYGRSSGFCVDPIEKKPLNHYLPGTPALSFGTAGCNLTCKFCQNWDISKARELDRLQDAASPEDIVEAAIATGSRSIAYTYNDPVIFLEYAVDVAKVARRRGIKNVAVTAGYIDAAAREELYTFMDAANVDLKAFTEAFYKRMCTGRLGAVIETLEYLKNKTKVWFEITTLLIPGHNDSPEEVKKLSEWVMTRLGPDVPLHFTAFHPDYKMLDLPRTPAFALTAARDIARNVGLHFVYTGNVHDERGQSTYCPGCSERIIGRDWYDITTWRLTANGRCGICSTAIPGLFEAHPGNWGQRRVSIRIGRPERS, from the coding sequence ATGACCGAACCCGAGCGTTTGGAAGGCGTTCCTGGCCGCTACTGGCACCGGCTCGAAGACGGGCGTATCCAGTGCGATGTCTGCCCGCGCTATTGCAGGCTTAACGAAGGCCAGCGCGGCCTGTGCTTCGTGCGGGGCCGGCAGGACGACCGGATCGTGCTCACGACCTACGGCCGTTCCTCGGGGTTCTGTGTCGATCCAATAGAGAAGAAGCCACTGAACCACTATCTGCCCGGAACTCCCGCGTTGTCGTTCGGTACCGCTGGGTGCAACCTGACCTGCAAATTCTGCCAGAACTGGGACATCTCCAAAGCGCGAGAACTTGACCGGCTTCAGGACGCAGCCTCGCCGGAAGATATTGTCGAGGCTGCGATTGCCACGGGCTCGCGTTCCATCGCCTACACCTACAATGACCCCGTCATCTTCCTGGAATATGCCGTCGATGTTGCCAAGGTGGCGCGCCGGCGCGGGATCAAGAACGTGGCGGTCACAGCGGGCTACATTGACGCGGCGGCGCGGGAGGAGCTTTACACCTTCATGGACGCCGCCAATGTCGACCTCAAGGCGTTCACCGAGGCGTTCTACAAGCGGATGTGCACGGGGCGTCTCGGCGCCGTCATCGAGACGCTCGAGTATCTGAAGAACAAGACGAAGGTCTGGTTCGAAATCACAACGCTGCTGATCCCGGGTCACAATGACAGCCCAGAGGAGGTGAAAAAGCTGAGCGAATGGGTGATGACAAGGCTAGGACCTGACGTGCCCTTGCATTTCACCGCCTTCCACCCTGACTACAAGATGCTGGATCTGCCCCGTACGCCGGCCTTCGCGCTGACGGCGGCTCGCGATATCGCCCGCAACGTCGGGCTGCATTTCGTCTACACCGGCAATGTCCATGACGAGAGGGGCCAAAGCACGTACTGCCCGGGCTGCAGTGAGCGGATCATCGGCCGAGATTGGTATGACATCACCACTTGGCGGCTCACAGCGAACGGCCGCTGCGGCATTTGCTCCACCGCAATCCCTGGCTTGTTCGAGGCGCACCCGGGCAACTGGGGGCAGCGGCGCGTCTCGATCCGGATCGGCAGACCGGAACGCTCGTGA
- a CDS encoding SCO family protein produces MRRRPIFLDLGRAIPFGIAVATALVLSQPLVRAANSPVTIGGPFTLTSPDGTTVTDQTYRGKWLLVYFGFTSCPDSCPTALLEISAALEKLGPDADKLQPLFITVDPRRDTPTVMGDYTQSFDLRIVGLTGTPQQIAAVAQEYGAYFELRRSGPRAEDYVMDHSTYLYLMDADGKFVRGLSADMPGGRIAEAVRSAMAKSRENASHQGRTTQ; encoded by the coding sequence ATGCGTCGCCGTCCCATATTTTTGGACCTCGGACGGGCAATCCCTTTCGGCATTGCTGTCGCGACCGCGTTGGTGTTGAGCCAACCGCTCGTACGCGCAGCCAACTCGCCGGTGACGATCGGCGGCCCGTTCACACTCACCTCACCTGACGGCACGACGGTCACGGATCAGACCTACCGTGGGAAATGGCTTCTGGTTTATTTCGGGTTCACTTCGTGTCCCGATAGCTGCCCGACGGCGCTCCTTGAGATTTCCGCCGCGCTCGAGAAGCTCGGCCCCGACGCCGACAAGCTCCAACCGTTGTTCATCACAGTCGATCCGCGGCGCGACACGCCGACGGTCATGGGGGACTACACCCAGTCATTTGATTTGAGGATCGTCGGGCTCACGGGCACGCCGCAGCAGATCGCTGCCGTTGCCCAAGAGTACGGAGCCTATTTCGAACTTCGTAGGAGCGGGCCGCGCGCAGAGGACTACGTCATGGATCACAGTACCTATCTCTACCTGATGGACGCCGATGGCAAATTTGTGCGCGGTCTTAGCGCCGACATGCCAGGCGGGCGCATCGCTGAAGCGGTGCGCAGCGCGATGGCAAAGTCTCGCGAGAATGCAAGTCATCAGGGACGAACAACGCAATGA
- a CDS encoding carboxypeptidase regulatory-like domain-containing protein — MSGLAMKWLIGVSSMVAAVATPLPAPAYEAGPVAGGGSITGKVVFSGTPGTRKVIPTKDIEVCGGPYEETLIQVGPDKSVQNAVVYLADIAKGKAWPADAKKPEINNNKCKFEPNIQVVRVGGLDVVNSDPMLHNTHGYYGKRTVFNLALPNQGQRIPVELPRPGEVRIDCDAHGWMEAFIYVADNPYYAVTGADGKFTIPDVPAGTYKLVAYQPFTGPNEQTVTVAAGKPSDLNIELKKGASSAQGGSGAK, encoded by the coding sequence ATGAGTGGCTTAGCCATGAAGTGGCTGATCGGGGTGTCGTCGATGGTCGCGGCGGTCGCAACGCCGCTCCCGGCGCCAGCCTACGAAGCGGGCCCGGTCGCGGGCGGCGGATCGATCACGGGCAAGGTCGTGTTCAGCGGAACCCCCGGCACCCGCAAGGTCATTCCGACCAAGGACATCGAGGTGTGTGGCGGTCCTTACGAGGAGACACTCATTCAGGTCGGGCCAGACAAGAGCGTGCAGAACGCCGTCGTGTATCTGGCCGACATCGCGAAAGGAAAAGCCTGGCCGGCGGACGCCAAGAAGCCGGAAATCAACAACAACAAATGCAAATTCGAACCCAACATTCAGGTGGTTCGCGTGGGCGGGCTGGACGTCGTCAACAGCGATCCGATGCTGCACAACACGCACGGCTATTACGGCAAGCGCACCGTATTCAACCTCGCTCTCCCCAACCAGGGTCAGCGAATTCCCGTCGAGTTGCCGCGGCCAGGCGAGGTGCGCATCGATTGTGACGCACATGGCTGGATGGAAGCGTTTATCTATGTCGCCGACAATCCCTACTACGCCGTCACTGGCGCCGACGGCAAATTCACCATCCCTGACGTTCCGGCCGGAACCTACAAGCTGGTGGCGTACCAACCCTTCACCGGCCCGAACGAGCAGACGGTGACCGTAGCGGCGGGGAAGCCGAGCGATCTAAATATCGAACTGAAGAAGGGCGCCTCTTCGGCGCAAGGCGGCTCCGGCGCGAAGTAA
- a CDS encoding metallophosphoesterase family protein, with amino-acid sequence MSELERDRREIAAVLEQPGVRPDPSLRITRRTFVHRSCLVGAATVAETFAWWPLLNTLDVAYAAEAPFKFAWISDTHLYPKSLNTRFVEKTVRAAKEVQAMSPPADFLIFGGDLAQLGKVEELELGVEILKEINIRRVYIPGEHDWYLDMGKKWGELFGQPNWTFDHKGVRFVGLDTVSRGPDYWTAKKMSPEERMGHMATLDGTVAGPWAGVGRDQLDWLQKTLANWDRNRPVVIFSHNPLYEYYPPWNFWVRDWREVNEVLKPYTKVTNIHGHTHQVLYNEIGTMRSIGMLATSWPWPYAPEGVPKLTKPMIRVDPGDHFDGVGWAKIDVSAQDKIDAEYVMWRKQVYAQSPDDYAKSIPEVLRPRVADSMWPY; translated from the coding sequence ATGTCCGAGCTTGAGCGCGACCGGCGTGAAATAGCTGCGGTGCTCGAACAGCCCGGGGTGCGTCCTGACCCCTCGCTGCGGATTACCCGACGCACGTTCGTGCACAGATCATGTCTGGTCGGGGCGGCGACCGTAGCCGAGACCTTCGCTTGGTGGCCGCTGCTCAACACACTCGACGTAGCTTATGCGGCCGAGGCGCCATTCAAGTTCGCCTGGATATCCGACACCCATCTCTATCCAAAGTCCCTCAATACGCGCTTCGTCGAGAAGACGGTGCGTGCCGCCAAGGAGGTGCAGGCGATGAGTCCGCCGGCCGACTTCCTGATTTTCGGCGGCGACCTGGCCCAACTTGGCAAGGTCGAAGAACTTGAGCTCGGTGTGGAGATCTTGAAAGAAATCAACATCCGCAGGGTCTACATTCCGGGCGAGCACGATTGGTACCTCGACATGGGTAAGAAGTGGGGCGAACTGTTCGGTCAGCCCAACTGGACATTCGACCACAAGGGCGTGCGCTTTGTCGGGCTCGACACCGTCAGTCGCGGTCCGGACTATTGGACGGCGAAGAAGATGAGTCCCGAGGAGCGCATGGGTCACATGGCCACGCTCGACGGCACCGTCGCTGGCCCGTGGGCGGGTGTCGGCCGCGATCAGCTCGACTGGCTGCAGAAGACGCTTGCCAATTGGGATCGGAACCGGCCGGTCGTCATCTTCAGCCACAATCCGCTCTACGAATACTATCCGCCGTGGAACTTCTGGGTGCGCGACTGGCGCGAGGTGAACGAGGTGCTCAAACCCTACACCAAAGTGACCAACATCCACGGTCACACGCATCAGGTGCTCTACAACGAGATCGGCACCATGCGCTCGATCGGCATGCTGGCAACCTCATGGCCTTGGCCTTACGCGCCGGAAGGGGTGCCGAAGCTTACAAAGCCGATGATCCGGGTCGACCCCGGTGATCACTTTGACGGGGTCGGTTGGGCCAAGATCGACGTCAGCGCGCAGGACAAAATCGACGCCGAATACGTAATGTGGCGCAAGCAGGTGTACGCGCAGTCTCCAGATGACTATGCGAAGAGCATTCCCGAGGTTTTGCGGCCCCGGGTCGCTGACAGTATGTGGCCATATTAG
- a CDS encoding c-type cytochrome, with translation MTASITCRFILFRAAPAVALAVLIGPAGAHKDPVTPQLLNSYQAVFMEQVRKGDLLFHGDAATEEAMGVVLSKTGMACAMCHPMTADTHPATFPKFQAQMAKFATLRDMINWCIEKPNQGEKIADDSDAMKALEAYIYWSQSGSVLNPGKF, from the coding sequence ATGACCGCGTCGATAACATGCCGTTTCATTCTGTTCCGCGCTGCCCCGGCGGTAGCGCTTGCCGTCCTGATCGGCCCTGCGGGTGCGCACAAGGATCCGGTGACGCCGCAACTGCTGAACTCCTACCAAGCAGTGTTCATGGAGCAGGTCCGCAAAGGCGACCTGCTGTTCCATGGCGATGCCGCAACCGAGGAGGCGATGGGGGTCGTGTTGTCTAAGACGGGAATGGCCTGTGCCATGTGCCATCCCATGACGGCCGATACCCACCCCGCCACGTTCCCGAAGTTCCAGGCGCAGATGGCCAAGTTCGCGACGCTGCGCGACATGATCAATTGGTGCATCGAGAAGCCCAACCAGGGAGAAAAGATCGCCGATGACTCGGACGCGATGAAGGCGCTGGAAGCGTACATCTATTGGTCGCAGAGTGGCTCGGTGTTGAATCCGGGGAAGTTCTGA
- a CDS encoding cbb3-type cytochrome c oxidase subunit I encodes MAEVFPAERLRGRFTGINLDDLVDWRVVRTWLYWGMFWLLVMPSVGVAISGLFNYPDYLGTNNLGLTFGRLRPVHVNGVIFGAFSALFIGECHYLVPRLCGVRVPWAQWGVPLAWLYNISLAAGLISLPFAQNHGLEAGELPLFAEIPIFIVIAATTAQFLLTIAQRLEAPLYVALWYLIGAFVWTTMNLLLGSFILPYTISGINSAAFHGLYIHYIVGLWLTPAGYVLIYYFLPVSVRNPLYAHQLSLVGFWSLALFYPFVGIHHYLYSPIADWTETLAIITSMLLIIPVWTVLVNFFGTVKGRWDSFGKNLPAKFLIMGSLMYLAGCFQGSTEALRSIQQPTHFTDFVISHSHLTVFGTFVVWAMGGLIYVWPRAFKRELWSWTLGNWSFWLITVGISTMGLVLTAGGLQQGFEWMNGTEWVDTVVRMKAYWLVRTLSGITMDIGMSLLVFNLMMTALSRPAEGREPVPIPGAAPVPAGGPAE; translated from the coding sequence ATGGCGGAAGTGTTTCCGGCAGAGAGACTGCGCGGCAGGTTCACCGGCATCAACCTGGATGATCTGGTCGATTGGCGCGTGGTCCGAACTTGGCTTTATTGGGGCATGTTCTGGCTCCTCGTCATGCCATCGGTCGGCGTGGCGATCTCGGGTCTCTTCAACTATCCAGATTATCTTGGGACCAATAATCTGGGGCTGACCTTTGGCCGGCTGCGGCCGGTTCATGTCAACGGCGTCATCTTCGGCGCCTTTTCCGCCCTCTTCATCGGCGAATGTCACTATCTGGTCCCGCGCCTCTGCGGCGTGCGGGTACCATGGGCACAATGGGGCGTACCGCTAGCATGGCTTTATAACATCAGCTTGGCGGCGGGGCTCATCTCGCTGCCTTTTGCGCAGAACCATGGCCTGGAGGCAGGCGAGCTCCCGCTCTTCGCCGAGATTCCCATCTTCATCGTCATCGCGGCGACGACGGCACAGTTCCTTCTCACCATCGCGCAACGGCTCGAGGCGCCGCTCTATGTGGCGCTCTGGTATCTCATTGGGGCCTTCGTATGGACGACGATGAATCTCCTGCTGGGCAGCTTTATCCTCCCCTACACAATTTCGGGCATTAACAGCGCCGCGTTCCACGGCCTCTACATCCACTACATCGTCGGACTATGGCTCACGCCCGCAGGCTACGTGCTCATCTACTATTTCCTACCGGTCAGTGTGCGCAATCCACTTTACGCACACCAGCTGTCGCTGGTGGGCTTCTGGTCGCTCGCGCTGTTCTATCCCTTCGTTGGCATCCACCATTATCTGTATAGCCCGATCGCCGATTGGACCGAGACTCTCGCGATCATTACCTCCATGTTGCTGATTATCCCCGTGTGGACGGTGCTGGTGAACTTCTTCGGTACCGTGAAAGGGCGTTGGGATAGTTTTGGGAAGAATCTCCCCGCGAAGTTCCTGATCATGGGCTCGCTGATGTACCTGGCCGGTTGCTTCCAGGGTTCGACTGAGGCGTTGCGCTCGATCCAGCAGCCCACCCATTTCACCGACTTTGTCATCTCGCACTCGCACCTCACCGTTTTCGGCACGTTCGTGGTCTGGGCGATGGGCGGCCTGATTTACGTGTGGCCGCGCGCGTTCAAACGCGAGCTTTGGTCGTGGACGCTTGGCAACTGGTCGTTTTGGCTGATCACCGTCGGTATTTCCACCATGGGTCTGGTGCTGACTGCCGGCGGACTGCAGCAAGGCTTCGAATGGATGAATGGCACCGAGTGGGTCGACACGGTAGTCCGGATGAAAGCCTATTGGCTGGTGCGTACCCTCAGCGGCATCACGATGGACATCGGGATGTCCCTGCTCGTCTTCAATCTCATGATGACCGCGCTTAGTCGTCCGGCCGAGGGGAGAGAGCCCGTTCCAATCCCAGGTGCTGCCCCAGTTCCCGCCGGAGGGCCAGCTGAATGA